In Mangrovivirga cuniculi, the following proteins share a genomic window:
- a CDS encoding FkbM family methyltransferase, producing MKKIINGFRQIFDFAILAKNSNYKFGEKLQIFWVLLTTYLGSKFSKNKREITKNIFDYKVTAYDYDTLLYLIIEIFLSTDYYFDIETDSPKIIDCGANIGMSILFFKKLYPDCSIMAFEPNPYAFELLQKNVQQNNLKNVELHNVGLSNDIGEIDFFINDHKGSLQGSFNKERGGENKIVVKTQKLSELIRDNHFDLIKIDIEGAEIQVIEDLFSKEKIDHFNRYKIEYHHKIGGEKSHLSSFIQQFEKNNFEYNIRTNFSKIGEFQDILLDVYKSRKMSKMV from the coding sequence ATGAAAAAGATTATCAACGGTTTCAGGCAAATCTTTGATTTTGCTATTCTCGCTAAAAACAGCAATTATAAATTTGGAGAAAAATTACAGATTTTCTGGGTTCTCCTGACTACCTACCTGGGCTCTAAGTTTAGTAAAAATAAAAGGGAAATAACTAAAAACATCTTTGACTATAAAGTTACAGCATACGACTATGACACTTTACTTTATTTGATTATTGAAATCTTTTTATCTACTGATTACTATTTTGATATCGAAACCGACTCCCCTAAGATCATCGATTGCGGTGCCAATATTGGTATGTCCATACTTTTCTTTAAAAAACTTTATCCTGATTGTTCTATAATGGCATTCGAGCCCAATCCGTATGCATTTGAATTATTGCAAAAAAATGTACAACAAAATAATTTGAAGAATGTCGAATTGCATAATGTCGGACTCTCAAATGATATCGGAGAAATAGATTTTTTCATAAACGATCACAAGGGATCACTCCAGGGGTCTTTTAATAAAGAACGAGGTGGAGAAAATAAAATCGTTGTAAAAACTCAAAAACTTTCAGAATTAATCCGGGACAACCATTTTGATCTGATAAAAATTGATATTGAAGGAGCAGAAATCCAGGTAATCGAAGACCTTTTTAGCAAAGAAAAAATCGATCATTTTAATAGATACAAGATTGAATATCACCATAAGATCGGTGGTGAAAAATCCCATTTATCGAGTTTTATCCAGCAATTTGAAAAAAATAATTTCGAATATAATATCAGAACCAACTTTTCTAAAATAGGTGAATTCCAGGATATTTTGCTGGATGTCTACAAATCGAGGAAAATGTCTAAGATGGTATAA
- a CDS encoding alpha/beta hydrolase, whose protein sequence is MKILFLSALLIIFSIPVFSQDTICINKTISHKIESQYLNETRNYWASLPLNYSDTIKYPVIYVLDAEWRFDLVRNIAFDLGANNIIQNSVIIGIPHIDWKFKRGIDLTFSQTRIEYDGEIVDSTWYNSTNSGGALKFYKYLVNELIPNVNSNYSTNGVETLIGHSYGGYFGGYILTMKHPFEVIHMYDPSIWYSNGEVIENIKSNQINKAIKVVISYQPKPEFHKSKIEELIELLKKDPSINLTTFFYEKKTHNSLYLDSFYKGIQITNDTVKVPIN, encoded by the coding sequence ATGAAAATATTATTTTTATCAGCTTTACTGATTATTTTTTCAATACCAGTATTTTCTCAGGATACAATTTGTATTAACAAGACAATCAGTCATAAAATAGAATCTCAGTATTTAAATGAAACCAGGAATTATTGGGCTAGCCTTCCTCTAAATTATTCAGATACAATAAAGTACCCTGTGATCTATGTTTTAGATGCTGAATGGAGATTTGACCTGGTTAGAAATATTGCTTTTGATTTAGGTGCAAATAACATTATTCAAAATTCAGTTATTATTGGAATCCCACATATTGACTGGAAATTTAAAAGAGGAATAGATTTAACTTTCAGCCAAACCAGGATAGAATATGATGGTGAAATTGTTGATTCTACCTGGTATAATTCAACAAACTCAGGCGGAGCACTAAAATTTTATAAATATCTGGTAAATGAATTAATCCCGAACGTAAACAGTAATTATTCCACTAATGGCGTCGAAACATTAATTGGACATTCTTACGGAGGATATTTTGGTGGTTACATTCTGACTATGAAGCATCCCTTTGAAGTAATCCACATGTATGATCCCTCCATCTGGTATAGCAACGGGGAAGTAATTGAAAATATAAAAAGCAATCAAATAAATAAGGCTATTAAAGTAGTCATTTCATACCAGCCAAAACCCGAATTTCATAAATCGAAGATTGAAGAATTAATTGAGTTGTTAAAAAAAGATCCCTCAATTAATCTGACAACCTTCTTTTATGAAAAGAAAACACATAACTCTCTTTACCTTGATAGCTTTTATAAAGGGATACAGATAACCAATGACACGGTAAAAGTTCCGATCAATTAA
- a CDS encoding PAS domain-containing sensor histidine kinase codes for MTDYELKCAVLEAENKELKEKLTRLERKLNNSNSFNKSERFLKSILDHSPTAIGICEAPDGRITYVNDAVWNFRGETDASLTDITIEEYVNSWRIFSPEGREYTGAEMPMARSLIEGIVIKNEEFIIQLDDGTRKWGAIWSAPIYDDKNNIIAAIAIFDDITHRKTMENKIKKSEEYLNRLNSTKDKFFSIIAHDLRSPFSSILGLANLLEKQVKENNLDGIEEYSRLIKKSTKKAIELLENLIQWSRTQSDTITMAPENIDLKNLIPHVIGLLKYHAKQKYIDIKCDIPDKSKVKADPKMLRTILRNLISNAIKFTRENGEINIKVEDQKSEYHVIIADNGVGIPKDKFEKLFNIEESTSMPGTKNETGTGLGLILCKEFVEKHGGNIWVDSMPGKGSTFTFTIPKKEI; via the coding sequence ATGACAGATTATGAATTGAAATGTGCTGTTTTGGAAGCTGAGAATAAAGAATTAAAAGAAAAACTAACCAGGCTGGAAAGGAAATTAAACAATTCCAATAGTTTCAACAAATCTGAAAGATTTTTAAAATCAATTCTGGATCATTCACCGACAGCAATCGGTATTTGCGAGGCTCCCGATGGACGCATTACGTATGTTAATGATGCAGTATGGAATTTTCGAGGTGAAACAGATGCAAGTTTAACTGATATCACAATTGAGGAATATGTCAATTCATGGAGAATATTTTCACCAGAGGGCAGGGAATATACTGGTGCGGAAATGCCAATGGCAAGATCTCTGATTGAAGGTATTGTCATCAAAAATGAAGAATTCATCATTCAGCTGGATGATGGCACAAGGAAATGGGGTGCTATTTGGTCAGCCCCAATATATGACGATAAGAATAATATAATTGCAGCCATTGCTATATTCGATGACATCACTCATCGAAAGACAATGGAGAATAAGATCAAAAAAAGCGAAGAATATTTAAATCGACTAAATTCTACCAAAGACAAATTCTTTTCAATTATTGCCCATGACCTTAGGTCTCCATTCAGTTCGATTTTAGGTTTAGCCAATTTACTTGAAAAGCAGGTTAAAGAAAATAATCTCGATGGCATTGAGGAATATTCTCGGTTGATAAAAAAATCTACTAAGAAAGCGATCGAGTTGCTCGAAAATTTGATTCAATGGTCGAGAACTCAATCGGACACTATTACCATGGCTCCGGAAAATATAGACTTGAAAAATCTCATCCCCCATGTTATTGGTTTATTAAAATATCATGCCAAACAAAAATATATAGATATAAAATGTGATATTCCTGATAAGAGCAAGGTAAAAGCAGATCCGAAAATGCTTAGAACCATTTTACGTAATTTGATTTCAAATGCGATAAAATTTACCAGGGAAAATGGAGAAATTAATATAAAAGTGGAAGATCAGAAATCAGAATATCATGTTATTATCGCTGATAACGGAGTGGGGATACCCAAAGATAAATTTGAAAAGCTGTTCAATATTGAAGAATCCACTTCGATGCCAGGCACCAAAAATGAAACCGGAACAGGACTAGGATTAATTTTATGTAAAGAATTCGTAGAAAAACACGGTGGTAATATCTGGGTGGATAGCATGCCCGGAAAAGGATCAACCTTTACATTTACTATTCCTAAGAAAGAAATTTAG
- a CDS encoding alpha-ketoacid dehydrogenase subunit alpha/beta: MEITKTDTPLKTLKLSNKEVLQDYKLAVASREASLLGRKEVFMGKAKFGIFGDGKEIPQIAMAKVFKKGDYRSGYYRDQTFMFAIGELTIQEYFAQLYAHTDVEAEPASAGRLMNGHFGTRMLDDNGNFKNVAQEYNSVSDISPTAGQMPRLVGLGYASKLYRENKDLKQFKEFSDNGNEIAFGTIGNASTSEGLFFETINAAGVLQIPMLMSVWDDDYGISVPKSYHTTKENISKALAGFQRNKNEKGYEILTVNGWDYADLIKTYRKAEEICRKEHVPVLVHVVEITQPQGHSTSGSHERYKSKERLEWEKEHDCLTKMRQWIIDEGIADEEKLEKLEKEAKKEAKDSKNNAWKDFNGSIAEVHKEAVDLIKATAEGSENKKELNKISNELKDTLNPIRLDSFRAVKRALRYLTGENSSAKTDLLNWLKREEKLNEDRFSSHLYSHSEDAALTVPAIDPVYDDSSKLVDGREVLQACFDANLEKDPRVFAFGEDVGYIGDVNQAFAGLQEKYGELRVTDTGIREATILGQGIGAAIRGLRPIAEIQYLDYIYYALQIMADDLSNLQYRTKGGQKAPLIIRTRGHRLEGVWHSGSPMGALLHSIRGIYILVPRDMTQAAGFYNTMLQSDDTALIIECLNGYRLKEKVPANIAEYTTPLGVPEVIREGSDVTVVTYGSMCRIVMEAAEQLEEFGISVEVIDVQSLLPFDINHTIVDRIKKTNRVIFADEDVPGGATAFMMQKVLEEQNGYRYLDSKPMTITAKEHRPAYSSDGDYFSKPNTETVFETVYKMMNEFNPRKYPELYK, translated from the coding sequence ATGGAAATAACTAAAACAGATACCCCATTGAAAACTTTAAAATTATCCAATAAAGAAGTACTTCAGGATTATAAATTAGCTGTGGCCAGTCGTGAGGCCAGCTTGTTAGGTCGAAAAGAAGTCTTTATGGGTAAGGCTAAGTTCGGAATTTTTGGCGACGGAAAAGAAATCCCCCAGATCGCCATGGCTAAAGTTTTTAAAAAAGGAGATTACAGATCTGGATATTATCGTGATCAAACGTTCATGTTTGCTATCGGCGAGCTGACTATTCAGGAGTATTTTGCACAGTTATATGCTCATACTGATGTCGAAGCAGAACCTGCCAGTGCGGGTAGACTAATGAATGGTCACTTTGGTACCAGAATGCTCGACGATAATGGTAATTTTAAAAATGTTGCCCAGGAATATAATAGTGTTTCGGATATTTCACCTACTGCCGGTCAGATGCCTCGACTTGTAGGATTGGGGTATGCCTCGAAACTCTACAGAGAAAACAAAGACTTAAAACAATTTAAAGAGTTTTCTGATAACGGTAATGAGATCGCTTTCGGTACTATAGGTAATGCTTCTACTTCTGAAGGGTTATTTTTTGAAACGATCAATGCTGCCGGAGTACTTCAGATTCCAATGTTGATGTCTGTCTGGGACGATGATTATGGAATTAGTGTTCCGAAGAGTTACCACACTACGAAAGAAAATATTTCAAAAGCTCTTGCAGGATTTCAGCGTAATAAAAATGAGAAGGGTTATGAAATCCTGACTGTTAACGGCTGGGATTATGCAGACTTGATAAAAACATATAGAAAAGCAGAAGAAATCTGTAGAAAAGAGCACGTTCCTGTGCTTGTTCACGTGGTTGAAATCACTCAGCCACAGGGACACTCAACTTCTGGTTCTCACGAAAGATATAAGTCTAAGGAAAGGCTGGAATGGGAAAAAGAGCATGACTGTCTCACCAAAATGCGTCAATGGATAATTGATGAGGGTATTGCCGACGAAGAAAAACTTGAGAAATTAGAGAAAGAGGCTAAGAAAGAAGCGAAAGACTCTAAGAATAATGCCTGGAAAGATTTCAATGGTTCAATTGCTGAGGTTCATAAGGAAGCAGTAGATCTGATTAAGGCAACAGCTGAAGGTTCTGAAAATAAAAAAGAACTGAACAAGATCTCTAATGAACTCAAAGATACGCTCAACCCGATCCGTCTGGATTCATTCAGAGCTGTGAAGAGAGCACTGAGATATCTTACCGGTGAAAATTCATCTGCAAAAACAGATCTTCTCAACTGGTTAAAAAGAGAAGAGAAATTAAATGAAGACAGGTTTAGCAGTCATCTTTACTCACATTCAGAAGATGCAGCGTTAACCGTACCAGCTATTGACCCTGTGTATGACGATTCAAGTAAGCTCGTAGATGGTCGTGAAGTTCTTCAGGCTTGTTTTGATGCGAATCTTGAAAAGGATCCGAGAGTTTTTGCCTTTGGTGAAGACGTGGGATACATTGGCGATGTAAACCAGGCATTTGCAGGATTACAGGAAAAATATGGTGAATTAAGAGTTACTGATACAGGAATCAGGGAAGCAACCATCTTAGGGCAGGGAATTGGCGCTGCGATAAGAGGTTTAAGACCGATTGCTGAGATTCAGTATCTCGATTATATATATTATGCTCTCCAGATAATGGCTGATGACCTTTCGAATCTTCAGTACAGAACGAAAGGCGGTCAGAAAGCACCTTTGATTATTCGTACCAGAGGTCACAGATTAGAGGGAGTATGGCATTCGGGTTCTCCGATGGGAGCTTTGTTGCACAGTATCCGGGGTATTTATATTCTTGTACCTAGAGATATGACGCAAGCTGCTGGTTTCTATAATACGATGTTGCAGTCTGATGACACGGCGTTGATTATTGAGTGTTTGAATGGATACAGATTAAAAGAGAAAGTTCCGGCAAACATTGCTGAGTATACTACACCACTTGGTGTTCCGGAAGTGATCAGGGAAGGTTCTGATGTAACCGTTGTTACTTACGGTTCTATGTGTAGGATAGTAATGGAGGCTGCAGAGCAACTTGAAGAGTTTGGTATTTCAGTGGAAGTGATCGACGTTCAGTCTTTACTGCCATTTGATATCAATCATACAATAGTTGATCGAATCAAGAAAACGAACCGCGTGATCTTTGCTGACGAAGATGTGCCTGGAGGAGCAACGGCATTTATGATGCAGAAAGTTCTTGAAGAGCAAAATGGATATCGTTACCTGGATTCTAAGCCGATGACGATAACAGCGAAAGAACACAGGCCTGCCTACAGTTCTGATGGTGACTATTTCAGTAAACCAAACACAGAGACTGTTTTTGAGACTGTTTATAAAATGATGAATGAGTTCAATCCAAGGAAGTATCCTGAATTATATAAATAA
- the ald gene encoding alanine dehydrogenase, whose product MIISVPKEIKNNENRVALTPAGVKELVKRGHEVHVQQTAGEGSGFSDDLYVQAGAIMEPTIEAAYAAGEMIMKVKEPIEPEYGLIKEDQLVFTYFHFASSEPLTNAMINSKSVCLAYETVEKADRSLPLLIPMSEVAGRMSIQEGAKYLEKPLRGRGILLGGVPGVRPAKVLILGGGIVGTNAAKMAAGLGADVTIMDVNLGRLRYLDDIMAANVNTMMSNEYNIREMIQTHDLIVGAVLIPGAKAPKLVTRDMLKDMREGTVLVDVAVDQGGCIETCEPTTHENPTFVIDDVVHYCVANMPGAVPYTSTLALTNATLPYAIELANKGWKKACAGNKELELGLNIIKGEVVYKHVAEAFDLPYTPVDKFLK is encoded by the coding sequence ATGATTATCAGTGTCCCAAAGGAGATTAAAAACAATGAAAACAGGGTAGCACTTACCCCTGCTGGCGTGAAAGAATTGGTTAAGAGAGGCCATGAAGTGCACGTGCAGCAAACTGCCGGTGAAGGTAGTGGATTTAGCGACGACCTGTATGTTCAGGCCGGAGCAATTATGGAACCGACAATTGAAGCTGCATATGCTGCCGGGGAAATGATAATGAAGGTGAAAGAACCAATCGAACCTGAATATGGTCTGATCAAAGAAGATCAGTTGGTCTTTACTTATTTTCACTTTGCTTCTTCAGAGCCATTAACTAACGCAATGATCAACAGTAAAAGCGTTTGTCTTGCGTATGAAACTGTTGAAAAAGCAGACAGAAGCCTTCCTCTTTTGATCCCTATGTCAGAAGTAGCAGGTAGAATGTCAATCCAGGAAGGGGCTAAATACCTTGAAAAGCCTTTGAGAGGACGCGGAATTCTTTTAGGTGGTGTTCCAGGAGTACGACCTGCTAAAGTTCTTATTCTTGGCGGTGGTATCGTAGGTACTAACGCTGCAAAAATGGCTGCCGGACTGGGAGCTGATGTCACCATCATGGATGTAAACCTGGGTAGACTCAGATACCTGGATGATATCATGGCTGCAAATGTCAACACAATGATGTCTAACGAATACAACATCCGCGAAATGATCCAGACACATGATCTAATCGTCGGTGCTGTACTGATCCCGGGTGCTAAAGCTCCAAAGCTTGTAACAAGAGACATGCTAAAAGACATGCGCGAAGGTACTGTCTTAGTAGATGTTGCAGTTGATCAGGGTGGTTGTATCGAAACTTGTGAACCGACTACTCATGAGAATCCTACCTTCGTGATCGACGATGTCGTTCACTATTGCGTGGCTAACATGCCGGGAGCTGTACCGTATACTTCTACCCTTGCACTGACTAATGCAACTCTTCCATATGCAATTGAACTTGCTAATAAAGGCTGGAAAAAAGCATGTGCCGGTAATAAAGAGCTTGAACTAGGTCTAAATATTATTAAAGGAGAAGTTGTTTACAAGCACGTTGCGGAAGCATTTGACCTTCCATATACTCCTGTAGATAAATTTCTTAAATAA